A DNA window from Amia ocellicauda isolate fAmiCal2 unplaced genomic scaffold, fAmiCal2.hap1 HAP1_SCAFFOLD_86, whole genome shotgun sequence contains the following coding sequences:
- the LOC136744561 gene encoding G2/M phase-specific E3 ubiquitin-protein ligase-like encodes MPNKFQLLDTKLDSDGSEGDGMADITGLFVFFFNSLDDVLQYLTNKVDVTKTFSICVSRSNLFQRGLQQWQRQKKSSPDGSLQVSFLGEAGIDTGALRKEFFTEMISGIEQRFFESGLDKKGKNPIYSVNYLDHKYTKTVTAGEIMAVSLAQGGPAPTFMREWCFTYLASGDIDQLELSSDDVISAYFKDILNCGYTGVISTEKSDEMIRAIVRHSTVRLTPMLQQLRKGLQLYNFSLEKTTKTNFCICFWQPDADFIMTNCVPHLSEKGTIKHTLEMDVLNYFQDFLQEAEDTTDSSEMESNSNCISVPGILQWLTGQTHKPILPNEKRDFSIHINFNHDCQDENVYHHICFPTVSACTNTITFPTMHMKSYSEFKCVMTQALKFGNTFSRV; translated from the exons atgcccaacaagttccaactgctggacaccaaattggacagtgacggctcagagggtgatgggatggcag ATATTACTGGATTATTTGTCTTCTTCTTTAATAGCCTTGATGATGTCTTGCAATACCTCACTAACAAAGTGGATGTAACAAAGACATTTTCAATTTGTGTGTCGCGGTCCAACCTTTTCCAAAGAGGTTTGCAGCAATGGCAGAGGCAAAAAAAAAGCTCTCCGGATGGCAGTCTGCAAGTGTCATTTTTGGGGGAAGCAGGAATTGACACGGGAGCCTTGCGAAAGGAGTTTTTTACTG aaatGATTTCTGGAATTGAGCAACGTTTCTTCGAATCAGGGCTTGACAAAAAAGGGAAGAACCCCATTTATTCAGTAAATTACTTGGATCACAAGTACACAAAAAcagt GACTGCTGGAGAAATCATGGCTGTAAGCTTGGCTCAGGGTGGTCCAGCACCCACTTTTATGCGTGAATGGTGTTTTACTTACCTTGCATCTGGAGATATTGACCAACTAGAACTTTCCTCAGATGATGTCATCTCAGCTTATTTCAAAG ATATCTTGAACTGTGGATATACAGGTGTCATATCTACTGAAAAAAGCGACGAAATGATAAG aGCAATTGTCCGGCACTCTACTGTGCGACTCACTCCAATGCTACAACAACTAAGAAAAGGTCTGCAACTGTACAATTTCTCCCTGGAGAAGACGACAAA AACaaacttttgtatttgtttttggcaGCCAGATGCAGACTTCATCATGACAAACTGTGTTCCACATTTAAGCGAAAAGGGGACCATAAAACACACCCTAGAAATGGACGTTCTGAACTACTTTCAAGACTTTCTCCAGGAGGCAGAAGACACAA CAGACAGTTCAGAAATGGAGAGCAACTCAAACTGCATCTCGGTTCCTGGAATCCTACAGTGGCTAACAGGCCAGACACACAAGCCCATTTTACCAAATGAGAAAAGAGACTTTTCAATTCATATCAACTTTAACCATGATTGCCAGGATGAGAATGTTTACCATCACATTTGCTTTCCCACTGTCAGTGCATGCACAAATACCATCACTTTCCCTACTATGCACATGAAATCCTACAGTGAATTTAAATGTGTCATGACACAAGCACTAAAGTTTGGAAACACTTTCTCAAGAGTATAA